One window from the genome of Chroococcidiopsis sp. TS-821 encodes:
- a CDS encoding filamentous hemagglutinin N-terminal domain-containing protein yields the protein MKRSIHSLGTASIAFLGILTTPVLAQITPDGTTPTLPVACAASCEITGGTQAGVNLFHSFSQFNINPGQQVTFIDPGVTNIITRVTGENLSNIFGTLSVTGNANLFLINPKGIIFGPNSSVNLNGSFIVTTADAIQFDNQGNLLTSPANNPELLTINPSALLFNQITTPSPSQIEVQGSLAVNNSQSLILLGGDINVNSGILYAPDGHIKLGGVIGIGNIGLANTSKGNFTLAFPETVNKGDITLNLANISTLGSGNGSIAINAKNINMDSSYIQAGTGFEAITNQLGNITLDADESIEIISSNIASEVTFGAIGNAGNIEINAASLRLGEGSNLRASADGEGNAGKVLIQVDNDLVLRNFASVSTSSYKGSGGDIQINASSLLLENSSNIYTLTYEGGSAGSVSINVDNFVSLIGENSAITTSAIGFANGGGEVNIQANTVSLSDGATIFSNTADEAGRAGNINITADTVSLADSAIYNDTTGLGDAGNTQINARSLNITAGGSISTSTNGVGNAGNILINASESVTLFGTNPNATILLRDIPSTTSSGLFAFTDTNATGRGGSIQVNTGNLSILDGAVISARTRGIAPGGNITVKAANVTATNGGQVLTTAFDRGMAGNITVNATNSVSISGSDRTYNSRLQQTPDRVDNDGAASGFLARVQGEAIADAGQINVTAPSISLDKQGTIATSTTQGAGGQISLRGKNVALTNNSSITATAGTANAGGNGGNIDISSELFFATRNSAVTANAFTGSGGNIRIATQGFFLSPDSAITASSAQGIDGVVEITVVDDEPSRGLVSLPEQPVDVSNLVAQGCAADTNIATNTSEFVITGRGGLPPTPSEAINVNAALVDLGTSVQTPTAATLNTVSRDLLNNSQPKSLVEAQGWMLGSNGEVVLMAQVPTATTHTWSTPVACNAP from the coding sequence GTGAAGCGAAGCATACACTCCCTTGGAACTGCTAGTATTGCTTTTCTAGGAATTTTAACTACTCCTGTGTTAGCACAAATTACTCCCGATGGAACTACACCAACCCTACCAGTAGCTTGTGCAGCTAGTTGCGAGATTACAGGAGGAACTCAAGCAGGAGTAAATCTATTTCATAGCTTCTCGCAATTTAATATAAATCCAGGTCAACAAGTAACTTTTATTGACCCAGGCGTCACAAATATCATTACTAGAGTCACAGGGGAAAACCTTTCTAATATTTTTGGGACTTTGAGTGTTACTGGCAATGCCAATTTATTTCTAATTAACCCCAAAGGAATTATTTTTGGTCCTAACTCAAGTGTGAATCTGAATGGTTCATTCATAGTTACAACAGCGGATGCCATTCAATTTGATAACCAGGGAAATCTTCTAACGTCTCCTGCTAATAATCCAGAACTGCTTACTATAAATCCTTCTGCATTGTTGTTTAATCAAATTACTACCCCATCTCCTTCTCAAATTGAAGTTCAAGGTAGCTTAGCTGTTAATAATTCTCAAAGTCTAATACTACTTGGAGGAGATATAAACGTAAATTCTGGAATTCTTTATGCACCAGACGGTCATATCAAATTAGGAGGAGTTATAGGTATAGGCAATATAGGATTGGCTAACACTAGTAAGGGAAATTTCACTTTGGCTTTTCCTGAAACTGTCAATAAAGGAGATATTACTTTAAATCTAGCAAATATTAGTACCTTAGGTAGTGGCAATGGCAGTATTGCTATAAATGCTAAAAATATCAATATGGATTCCAGTTATATCCAAGCAGGAACAGGGTTTGAGGCTATAACAAATCAGCTAGGAAATATCACTTTAGATGCGGATGAATCAATAGAAATTATAAGTAGTAATATTGCTAGCGAGGTAACGTTCGGCGCAATAGGTAATGCAGGTAATATTGAAATCAATGCAGCATCTTTACGTTTAGGTGAAGGTTCCAATTTGAGAGCAAGCGCTGATGGAGAGGGCAACGCTGGTAAAGTACTGATTCAAGTAGATAATGACCTTGTTTTGCGTAATTTTGCAAGCGTATCAACTTCTAGTTATAAAGGAAGTGGCGGAGATATTCAGATTAATGCTAGCTCATTGTTATTAGAAAATAGTAGCAATATATATACATTAACGTACGAAGGTGGAAGTGCTGGTAGTGTTTCGATAAATGTAGATAATTTTGTTTCTTTAATAGGTGAAAATAGCGCGATTACTACTTCAGCGATTGGCTTTGCTAATGGTGGCGGAGAAGTCAATATTCAAGCTAATACAGTTTCTTTGAGCGATGGCGCAACTATATTTTCTAATACTGCTGATGAAGCAGGGCGTGCTGGAAACATAAATATTACAGCAGATACAGTTTCCTTAGCAGATAGTGCTATCTATAACGACACTACTGGATTAGGAGACGCAGGAAATACTCAAATCAATGCTAGAAGTTTAAACATCACCGCTGGGGGAAGTATTAGCACGAGTACAAATGGTGTCGGAAATGCAGGTAATATTTTGATAAATGCTTCTGAATCTGTCACGCTTTTTGGTACTAATCCCAATGCAACAATACTATTGAGAGATATCCCTAGCACGACTTCTAGTGGGTTGTTCGCCTTTACTGACACAAATGCTACTGGACGTGGTGGGAGTATTCAAGTCAACACAGGCAATTTAAGCATTCTCGATGGTGCTGTTATCAGTGCGCGGACTCGCGGTATTGCCCCTGGAGGAAATATTACAGTCAAAGCGGCGAATGTGACAGCAACGAATGGCGGACAAGTTTTAACGACTGCCTTTGATCGGGGCATGGCAGGTAATATTACAGTTAATGCCACAAATAGTGTGAGTATTTCTGGTAGCGATCGCACTTACAATTCAAGACTTCAACAAACACCCGATCGCGTTGATAATGATGGTGCAGCAAGTGGTTTCTTAGCACGAGTGCAGGGAGAGGCGATCGCTGATGCGGGACAAATCAACGTTACAGCCCCCTCGATATCACTCGACAAGCAAGGAACAATCGCAACTTCTACTACTCAAGGCGCAGGCGGACAAATCTCACTCCGAGGAAAAAATGTTGCTCTCACCAACAATAGCAGCATTACAGCCACCGCCGGTACGGCAAATGCTGGTGGTAACGGAGGGAACATTGACATTAGCAGTGAACTATTTTTTGCAACAAGAAATAGCGCTGTGACTGCCAACGCTTTTACAGGAAGTGGTGGTAACATCCGCATTGCAACGCAAGGCTTCTTTCTTTCTCCTGATAGCGCGATTACCGCGAGTTCTGCCCAAGGAATTGACGGTGTTGTTGAAATTACTGTTGTCGATGACGAACCTAGTCGCGGTTTAGTTTCTTTACCCGAACAACCTGTTGATGTTAGTAACTTAGTCGCCCAAGGATGTGCTGCGGATACGAATATCGCCACAAACACGAGTGAATTTGTGATTACTGGGCGTGGTGGATTACCGCCAACACCAAGCGAAGCAATTAACGTAAATGCAGCATTAGTAGATTTAGGCACTTCGGTACAAACGCCAACTGCTGCAACATTAAATACTGTATCTCGCGACCTGCTTAACAATTCTCAGCCAAAATCGCTTGTAGAAGCACAGGGATGGATGCTAGGCTCCAATGGCGAAGTCGTACTGATGGCTCAAGTACCAACTGCTACAACTCATACTTGGTCTACGCCTGTTGCTTGCAATGCACCATAA
- a CDS encoding chromophore lyase CpcT/CpeT, which produces MTHSTDIATLARWMAADFSNQEQAFENPPFFAHIRVCMRPLPLELLSGVSFYVEQAYDYMLNNPYRVRVLKLINAGDRITIENYIIKDEQQFYGASREPQRLSAITSERLEKLPGCNMLVEWTGNSFKGSVEPGKGCIVVRKDKKTYLDSEFEIDRERFISLDRGRDPETDEHVWGSVAGPFHFVRWNSFADEVKV; this is translated from the coding sequence ATGACTCATTCTACAGATATCGCTACGTTAGCGCGGTGGATGGCAGCAGATTTCAGCAATCAAGAGCAAGCCTTTGAAAACCCGCCGTTTTTTGCGCATATTCGCGTTTGTATGCGTCCTCTTCCTTTAGAACTCCTTTCTGGAGTCAGCTTTTATGTGGAACAGGCATATGATTATATGCTGAATAACCCCTATCGCGTGCGCGTATTGAAATTAATCAATGCGGGCGATCGCATTACCATCGAGAACTACATCATTAAAGACGAACAGCAATTTTACGGAGCATCTCGCGAACCCCAGCGCTTAAGTGCAATTACATCAGAACGTTTAGAAAAACTACCAGGCTGCAATATGCTTGTTGAGTGGACAGGAAATAGCTTTAAAGGCAGTGTAGAACCAGGAAAAGGTTGTATTGTCGTACGTAAGGACAAAAAAACCTATTTAGATAGCGAGTTTGAGATCGATCGAGAACGGTTTATCAGCCTTGACCGCGGGCGCGATCCAGAAACCGACGAACATGTATGGGGTTCTGTTGCTGGACCATTTCACTTTGTTCGTTGGAACAGTTTTGCAGATGAAGTGAAAGTTTAG
- a CDS encoding lipopolysaccharide assembly protein LapB, producing MHNCSNTCLLEMFRRRVKVVVTATLSLWLCCSSIALAQNKKSPPSEFPLNPLEITTPDPLLPTPNQLLSPQERQNLATALDQLNAQAQARLAAGDNRGAFEIWNRELRLRRALGTLAEVQALGRVGAIAWSENERTQVQIITQRLQTIQQQVQSQPTADLTLLRALGYAYQQVRSPQQALEVYNQILKLERQQNAATAESTLRTIAELHLSWFDYPQAAKSYQELLTLANSRGDRVGEVTYLQQLAYIYDRARQPQQALVVKQRLAELYLNDAQFTQVPALRLAIAADYQALGQIQQAFQNYQEAYASAWSLQQYARAGDALRQLIALYRTQGQVNEALQASQILLEADQRAANFYGLMNTYDQIGQIHLQNGNPTAALSAFEQGLAIAQQLQYQQSYFTQQIQQIQQNSTQ from the coding sequence ATGCACAATTGCAGTAATACTTGTTTGCTTGAGATGTTCCGGCGACGCGTTAAGGTTGTAGTGACAGCTACACTTTCGTTGTGGCTATGTTGCAGTTCAATTGCATTAGCACAAAATAAGAAATCTCCACCCAGTGAATTTCCGCTGAATCCACTCGAAATCACAACTCCAGATCCACTATTACCAACTCCAAATCAGCTATTGAGTCCGCAAGAACGCCAAAACTTAGCAACAGCGTTAGACCAACTCAACGCGCAGGCGCAAGCGCGATTAGCAGCGGGAGATAATAGGGGTGCGTTTGAGATTTGGAACCGCGAACTCAGACTGCGGCGGGCGTTGGGTACTCTAGCTGAAGTGCAAGCACTCGGAAGAGTCGGGGCGATCGCTTGGAGTGAAAATGAACGCACCCAAGTTCAAATTATTACGCAGCGGCTGCAAACGATTCAGCAACAAGTCCAATCGCAACCAACTGCTGATTTAACCTTACTGCGAGCGCTTGGTTATGCGTATCAGCAAGTGCGATCGCCGCAACAAGCCTTAGAAGTCTATAATCAAATTCTGAAGCTTGAGCGACAGCAGAATGCAGCAACTGCTGAAAGTACTTTAAGAACAATTGCAGAATTACACTTGAGCTGGTTCGACTATCCGCAAGCGGCTAAGAGTTATCAAGAATTACTCACTTTGGCAAACTCGCGCGGCGATCGCGTCGGTGAAGTGACTTATTTACAACAGCTAGCTTATATTTATGACCGCGCCCGACAACCTCAACAAGCACTTGTAGTGAAGCAGCGACTTGCAGAACTTTATCTTAATGATGCGCAATTCACGCAAGTACCGGCTCTGCGACTTGCGATCGCCGCTGACTACCAAGCATTAGGTCAAATTCAGCAAGCATTTCAAAATTACCAAGAAGCTTACGCTTCTGCATGGTCTTTACAACAATATGCACGTGCAGGTGATGCTTTACGGCAATTGATTGCACTTTACCGCACTCAAGGTCAGGTTAACGAAGCTTTACAAGCAAGTCAAATTCTTCTAGAGGCAGACCAACGTGCTGCCAACTTTTACGGTTTGATGAATACTTATGACCAAATAGGGCAGATTCATCTACAAAACGGTAATCCTACTGCTGCACTCTCAGCGTTTGAGCAAGGACTAGCGATCGCTCAACAATTGCAGTATCAACAATCGTACTTTACGCAACAAATTCAACAGATTCAACAAAATTCGACTCAATAA
- a CDS encoding pentapeptide repeat-containing protein yields MKLEIFATTALLSTACIAAPVRAENPAHVRQLIETRECMGCDLSGANLNGAHLIGADLRNANLEGASLIDANLEGADLTGANLQQANLFKAFATGASMNEVNLTGANLQDAKLYKVDMDGATIAGADFRGAKLYGANLF; encoded by the coding sequence ATGAAACTGGAGATTTTTGCTACCACAGCGTTGTTAAGTACTGCGTGCATAGCAGCTCCGGTACGAGCAGAAAATCCCGCACACGTACGCCAATTAATCGAAACCCGCGAATGCATGGGCTGCGACTTATCAGGTGCTAATCTAAATGGCGCTCACTTAATTGGCGCAGACTTGCGAAATGCCAACTTAGAAGGCGCAAGCTTAATCGACGCTAACTTAGAAGGTGCAGATTTAACAGGTGCTAACTTGCAACAGGCAAACTTATTTAAAGCGTTTGCTACCGGTGCAAGTATGAACGAAGTTAATCTAACAGGTGCTAATCTTCAGGATGCCAAACTTTATAAAGTTGATATGGATGGTGCAACAATCGCAGGAGCTGACTTTAGAGGCGCCAAGCTGTATGGTGCTAACCTGTTTTAA
- a CDS encoding peptidoglycan-binding protein: protein MWCRWSTTIAAVTFGVTAGLVSYEMTSVAQQRYYYTPDEFRVTLRGLGYDIPEEGPLTDEATRNAIRDFQQRYGLTVDGVAGPQTQSTAAELMRNLHGSLNLVVEPTPPLPRNQFYTTRTESAVEQFQERYNLPTTGIANLETRIRLDQEARRVLSGEEPTPEPTPSPTPTPSPTPTPEQTPSPTPTPSPTPTPEQTPSPTPTPSPTPTPETTPSPTPTPSPTPTPEQTPSPAPTPSPTPTPEQTPSPAPTPAPSPSPIPTIPPSPSPTP, encoded by the coding sequence ATGTGGTGTAGATGGAGTACAACGATCGCAGCAGTCACCTTTGGCGTGACGGCTGGCCTAGTTAGTTACGAAATGACTTCTGTTGCACAGCAACGATATTACTATACGCCCGATGAATTCCGCGTTACTTTACGAGGACTAGGATACGATATTCCTGAAGAAGGGCCTCTAACGGATGAGGCTACGCGCAATGCAATTCGTGACTTCCAGCAACGATATGGTTTAACAGTTGATGGGGTAGCAGGTCCACAGACGCAAAGTACCGCAGCGGAGTTGATGCGAAATCTGCACGGCAGCTTAAACTTAGTTGTTGAGCCTACTCCGCCACTACCGCGAAACCAATTTTACACAACACGTACTGAGTCAGCAGTAGAGCAGTTCCAAGAACGCTATAATCTGCCAACGACTGGGATTGCTAATTTAGAAACTCGGATTCGACTCGACCAAGAAGCCAGAAGAGTTCTGAGCGGTGAAGAACCAACGCCAGAGCCAACACCGTCGCCAACCCCAACCCCATCACCAACACCAACGCCAGAGCAGACACCGTCACCAACCCCAACCCCATCACCAACACCAACGCCAGAGCAGACACCGTCGCCAACCCCAACCCCATCACCAACACCAACGCCAGAGACGACACCGTCGCCAACCCCAACCCCATCACCAACACCAACGCCAGAGCAGACACCGTCGCCAGCGCCAACCCCGTCACCAACACCAACGCCAGAGCAGACACCGTCGCCAGCGCCGACGCCTGCACCCTCACCTTCGCCTATACCAACGATTCCTCCTTCGCCATCGCCAACTCCATAA
- a CDS encoding malic enzyme-like NAD(P)-binding protein: MVNLTPNSSFSLTLRLQIPNRVGMLASVTHAIASSGGNLGQIDLIEQTRHISIRDVTVDAASTEHAETIVQAVKVLPDIKVIDVYDRTFNLHRGGKISITSKIALKSVSDLAMAYTPGVGRICTAIAQDPEQVYHLTIKQNTVAIVTDGSAVLGLGNLGPAAALPVMEGKAMLFKEFAGLDAFPICLTSQDTDTIVETVKQIAPVFGGVNLEDIAAPRCFEIETRLRQELDIPIFHDDQHGTAIVTLAALINSLKLVNKSMNEIRIVINGAGAAGVAIARLLRKAEAETILMCDSKGILSLQRADMTEQKREFAVEQGGSLADALKDADVFIGVSAPGVVTPDMVRSMARDPIVFAMANPIPEIQPELVTNDVAVMATGRSDYPNQINNVLAFPGVFRGALDCRAATITTTMYLEAAHAIAELVAPAELHREHIIPSVFDRRVATAVATAVQRAARQEGIARN, from the coding sequence ATGGTAAACTTAACTCCAAATTCGAGCTTTAGTTTGACGCTGCGGTTACAGATTCCCAATCGCGTGGGTATGTTGGCGAGTGTGACACACGCGATCGCAAGCAGTGGTGGAAATCTCGGTCAAATCGATTTAATCGAACAAACTCGACATATTTCCATCCGCGATGTTACTGTTGATGCCGCAAGTACGGAACACGCAGAAACGATCGTGCAAGCGGTGAAAGTCTTGCCTGATATCAAGGTAATTGATGTTTACGACCGCACATTTAACTTACATCGTGGCGGTAAAATCAGCATTACGAGCAAAATTGCCTTAAAAAGTGTGTCCGATCTAGCAATGGCGTATACGCCAGGAGTAGGTCGCATTTGTACCGCGATCGCGCAAGACCCCGAACAAGTCTATCACTTAACAATCAAGCAAAATACTGTAGCAATTGTTACTGATGGTAGTGCAGTATTGGGGTTAGGTAATCTTGGTCCTGCTGCGGCTTTACCCGTTATGGAAGGTAAAGCGATGCTCTTTAAAGAATTTGCAGGGCTAGATGCGTTTCCTATCTGCTTGACAAGTCAAGATACAGACACGATTGTCGAAACTGTCAAACAGATTGCACCCGTATTTGGAGGAGTGAATTTAGAAGATATCGCCGCACCGCGTTGCTTTGAAATCGAAACTCGCCTGCGCCAAGAATTAGATATTCCGATATTTCATGACGACCAGCACGGAACCGCCATTGTGACTTTAGCAGCGCTGATTAATTCGCTCAAATTGGTGAATAAATCAATGAATGAAATCCGCATTGTCATTAACGGTGCAGGTGCGGCGGGAGTGGCGATCGCGCGGTTACTCCGGAAAGCTGAGGCAGAAACAATCTTAATGTGCGATTCCAAAGGTATTCTGTCGCTACAACGTGCCGACATGACTGAACAAAAGCGCGAATTTGCTGTAGAACAAGGTGGTTCCCTAGCTGATGCGCTGAAAGATGCAGATGTTTTTATTGGTGTCAGCGCTCCTGGTGTTGTCACGCCAGACATGGTGCGTTCGATGGCACGCGATCCGATTGTGTTTGCAATGGCAAATCCAATTCCGGAAATTCAACCAGAATTGGTAACAAACGATGTTGCTGTCATGGCAACAGGGCGCAGTGACTACCCAAATCAAATTAATAATGTTTTGGCTTTTCCTGGGGTGTTTCGCGGTGCTTTGGATTGTCGAGCTGCTACAATCACAACCACAATGTATTTAGAAGCTGCCCACGCGATCGCGGAACTCGTAGCACCAGCTGAACTTCACCGCGAACACATTATTCCTTCAGTATTCGATCGCCGAGTCGCTACCGCAGTCGCCACCGCAGTACAACGCGCGGCGCGTCAGGAAGGTATTGCGCGAAACTAA
- a CDS encoding HIT family protein — protein sequence MRQQKNKYSHLTAIERTYLSFPAKFLLNNNLLKGKILDFGCGFGNDVKILRQKGFDITGYDPYYFPNYPQEKFDTILCFYVLNVLFPEEQANILMEVSHLLKPGGKAYYAVRRDLKKEGFREHYVHKKQTYQCIVKLPFKSINLDEHCEIYEYFHYNFRRTNNNCLFCNPHQQLNFLTESATAYAIFDGYPASKGHALVIPKRHVSNYFHLPFKEQAAGWLMANKVQEILNKEFAPDGFNVGINVNRDAGQNMMHASIHIIPRYKGDAVSSKSGMRYVIPGKG from the coding sequence ATGAGGCAACAAAAAAATAAATATAGCCATCTTACAGCCATAGAAAGAACCTACTTATCGTTTCCTGCTAAGTTTTTATTAAACAATAATCTACTCAAAGGGAAAATCTTAGATTTTGGCTGCGGTTTCGGTAATGATGTTAAAATTTTGCGACAAAAAGGCTTCGATATTACAGGGTATGACCCTTATTATTTTCCAAACTATCCTCAAGAAAAATTTGACACAATTCTCTGCTTTTACGTACTCAATGTTTTATTCCCTGAAGAACAAGCAAATATTCTAATGGAAGTCTCGCACTTATTAAAACCAGGCGGGAAAGCTTATTACGCTGTCAGAAGAGATTTAAAAAAGGAAGGCTTTCGCGAACACTACGTTCATAAAAAGCAAACCTATCAATGTATTGTTAAACTTCCTTTCAAGTCAATTAATTTAGATGAGCATTGCGAAATATACGAATATTTTCACTACAACTTTCGAAGAACAAATAATAATTGCCTGTTCTGCAACCCACATCAACAGCTAAACTTTCTTACAGAATCTGCAACAGCTTACGCTATATTCGACGGCTATCCTGCGAGTAAAGGTCATGCTTTAGTCATTCCCAAACGCCATGTTAGTAACTATTTTCATTTACCATTTAAAGAACAAGCTGCGGGCTGGCTAATGGCAAACAAAGTTCAAGAAATTCTTAACAAAGAATTTGCACCTGATGGTTTTAATGTAGGCATCAACGTCAATCGAGACGCGGGACAAAACATGATGCACGCCAGTATTCATATCATTCCTCGCTACAAAGGTGATGCTGTCAGTAGCAAAAGTGGAATGCGGTACGTGATTCCTGGGAAGGGATAG
- the purM gene encoding phosphoribosylformylglycinamidine cyclo-ligase: MDYREAGVDVEAGRAFVEQIRNLVQSTYRPEVMGGLGGFSGCFALPGGYKEPVLVSGTDGVGTKLKLAFTLNIHHTVGIDLVAMCVNDVLTVGAEPLFFLDYVATGKLNQDQLTQVVTGISRGCQIAGCALLGGETAEMPGFYQVGEYDLAGFCVGIVEKSQMLNGSRVQVGDIALGLASDGIHSNGLSLVRKIVDTCGYSWSDRPQIFAGKTLGEVFLTPTRIYVKPVLAALKAGLDIHGMAHITGGGLPENLPRCLGKNQSIQIKLGSWVVPPVFEWLAAAGSVNSTAMFNTFNMGIGFVVLVPPAQTEQAIAWFNSYDIAASAIGQVIPGTGTLEGLPV, from the coding sequence ATGGATTATCGCGAAGCAGGAGTGGATGTCGAGGCGGGTAGAGCCTTTGTTGAGCAAATCCGCAATCTCGTGCAAAGTACCTATCGTCCAGAAGTAATGGGGGGACTTGGTGGCTTTAGTGGCTGTTTTGCCTTGCCAGGAGGATATAAAGAACCTGTTTTAGTTTCTGGTACTGATGGTGTAGGTACAAAGCTGAAGTTAGCTTTTACACTCAACATTCATCACACTGTAGGTATTGATTTGGTTGCAATGTGCGTCAATGATGTTTTGACTGTAGGCGCGGAACCATTATTTTTTCTCGATTACGTAGCTACAGGGAAGTTAAATCAAGATCAATTAACGCAAGTCGTCACCGGAATTAGCCGTGGATGTCAAATTGCAGGTTGTGCGTTGCTAGGAGGAGAAACCGCAGAAATGCCTGGTTTCTATCAAGTGGGCGAGTACGATCTAGCAGGGTTCTGCGTTGGGATCGTGGAAAAAAGCCAAATGCTCAACGGTTCTCGCGTGCAAGTAGGTGATATTGCCCTTGGTTTGGCTAGCGATGGCATTCATAGTAATGGTTTGAGTTTGGTGCGCAAAATTGTGGATACGTGCGGGTATTCTTGGAGCGATCGCCCGCAAATTTTTGCAGGTAAAACTTTAGGTGAGGTTTTTTTGACACCTACGCGAATTTACGTAAAACCTGTACTCGCAGCGCTTAAAGCCGGATTAGACATTCATGGAATGGCGCATATTACGGGTGGTGGTTTACCAGAAAATCTCCCGCGTTGCTTAGGTAAAAATCAATCAATTCAAATTAAGTTAGGTAGCTGGGTTGTCCCACCAGTATTTGAATGGTTAGCTGCAGCAGGCTCAGTAAATTCCACTGCTATGTTTAATACTTTTAATATGGGCATTGGATTTGTTGTGCTAGTACCACCCGCACAAACTGAGCAAGCGATCGCCTGGTTTAACTCGTACGATATTGCTGCGTCTGCGATCGGTCAAGTTATTCCGGGTACGGGTACGTTAGAAGGATTGCCCGTGTAA
- a CDS encoding septal ring lytic transglycosylase RlpA family protein, translating to MNKKLLWTTTVALLTAAVGIPLSSHAESTSTIKPSADNQSATPNSTPTTTNAVKVGEYQSSTRQSDSVVARIQPHQLAGRQAATLYVKNIPVLTFFDKEMANSAKTSTPTKVATNATQGSLSKADIESEANSAVRRATKVAAKINQLHLNGVDASKITARWKAATEESSKTTKASAQVEGDRYAILLNNEELVEINSLTRLPDQTKDLGEDALQATNRLRRLLGNAPPLQEVAGKPAPKPVAVAPQTNAQKQTKQASTVLTGIASWYGPGFHGNRSASGERFNQNAMTAAHRSLPFGTKVRVTNKRNGRSVVVRINDRGPFTGGRIIDLSAGAARVLGLLNSGTAPVQLEILGR from the coding sequence ATGAATAAGAAACTTTTGTGGACTACTACTGTTGCCTTGCTTACCGCTGCTGTAGGCATACCGCTATCGAGCCATGCAGAATCAACATCGACAATCAAACCGTCAGCAGACAATCAATCGGCAACTCCCAACTCAACACCAACGACAACCAATGCTGTAAAAGTGGGTGAGTATCAGTCCTCAACAAGACAATCCGACTCAGTAGTGGCTCGGATTCAGCCGCACCAACTAGCAGGACGTCAAGCAGCAACACTCTACGTCAAAAATATTCCTGTTTTGACCTTTTTTGACAAAGAGATGGCGAATAGTGCTAAGACAAGTACGCCGACTAAAGTCGCAACGAACGCTACCCAAGGAAGTTTATCCAAAGCTGATATAGAATCCGAAGCTAACAGTGCCGTGCGGCGCGCCACAAAAGTCGCCGCAAAAATTAATCAATTACACTTAAACGGCGTAGACGCTAGCAAAATTACAGCAAGATGGAAGGCTGCTACGGAAGAATCGAGCAAAACCACAAAAGCATCTGCACAAGTCGAGGGCGATCGCTATGCGATTCTTCTCAACAACGAAGAACTTGTTGAAATTAACTCGCTGACACGCCTTCCCGATCAGACCAAGGATTTAGGTGAAGATGCTTTACAAGCAACAAATCGCCTGCGCAGATTACTTGGTAACGCACCTCCCTTGCAAGAAGTTGCTGGAAAACCTGCACCCAAGCCCGTTGCAGTTGCACCGCAAACAAACGCGCAAAAGCAAACAAAGCAAGCAAGCACAGTTCTTACTGGAATAGCGTCATGGTATGGTCCTGGCTTTCATGGTAATCGCAGTGCTAGCGGCGAAAGGTTCAACCAAAATGCCATGACAGCAGCGCATCGCAGTTTGCCTTTTGGAACAAAAGTGCGAGTCACCAACAAAAGAAACGGTCGCTCTGTCGTTGTCCGCATCAACGATCGCGGGCCATTTACTGGAGGTAGAATTATTGACTTATCCGCAGGCGCAGCGCGAGTTTTAGGATTACTTAACTCAGGTACCGCACCTGTGCAGCTAGAGATACTAGGTCGGTAA